A section of the Triticum dicoccoides isolate Atlit2015 ecotype Zavitan chromosome 7A, WEW_v2.0, whole genome shotgun sequence genome encodes:
- the LOC119333584 gene encoding RING-H2 finger protein ATL39-like: MRSPFPAHSPASPPSNSWPSGGSSKDDSASQGGIIAGLVIGFVASLLLFTVGWSVFKGHRNSRARARAAAAAAARPWPQLEPYRPRSDEERQRRSASDPSQTARLPAFTYSPSVKHNVAGGGEEAATCSVCLGAFLLGETVRLLPVCLHLYHVGCIDPWLDAHSTCPLCRSDTDPTVDVVRIPPV; encoded by the coding sequence ATGCGATCCCCCTTTCCAGCCCACAGCCCAGCGTCACCACCGTCGAATTCATGGCCGTCGGGAGGATCTTCAAAGGATGACTCCGCGTCTCAAGGTGGGATCATCGCTGGCCTCGTCATCGGCTTCGTGGCCTCCTTGCTCCTGTTCACCGTGGGGTGGAGCGTCTTCAAGGGGCACCGCAACAGCCGCGCTCGCGCCCGTgctgcggcggcggccgccgctcgGCCGTGGCCACAGCTGGAACCTTACCGCCCACGCAGCGACGAAGAGCGGCAGCGCCGAAGCGCCAGCGACCCCAGCCAGACGGCCCGTCTGCCGGCGTTCACGTACAGCCCGTCCGTGAAGCACAACgtggcgggcggcggcgaggaggcagCGACGTGCTCGGTGTGCCTCGGCGCGTTCCTGCTCGGCGAGACGGTTCGGCTGTTGCCGGTGTGCCTGCACCTCTACCACGTCGGGTGCATCGATCCCTGGCTGGACGCGCACTCGACGTGCCCGCTCTGCCGCTCCGACACTGACCCGACGGTCGACGTCGTCCGGATACCGCCTGTTTAG